One genomic window of Eptesicus fuscus isolate TK198812 chromosome 6, DD_ASM_mEF_20220401, whole genome shotgun sequence includes the following:
- the MAFK gene encoding transcription factor MafK yields the protein MTTNPKPNKALKVKKEAGENGPVLSDDELVSMSVRELNQHLRGLSKEEVVRLKQRRRTLKNRGYAASCRIKRVTQKEELERQRVALQREVEKLASENASMRLELDALRSKYEALQTFARTVARGPVAPSKVATTSVITIVKSPSVPFSAAS from the exons ATGACGACTAATCCCAAACCGAACAAGGCATTAAAG gtcaAGAAGGAGGCGGGCGAGAACGGCCCGGTGCTCAGCGACGATGAGCTGGTGTCCATGTCGGTGCGGGAGCTGAACCAGCACCTGCGGGGCCTGTCCAAGGAGGAGGTGGTGCGGCTCAAGCAGCGCCGCCGCACGCTCAAGAACCGCGGCTACGCCGCCAGCTGCCGCATCAAGCGGGTGACGCAGAAGGAGGAGCTGGAGCGGCAGCGGGTGGCGCTGCagcgggaggtggagaagctggcCTCGGAGAACGCCAGCATGCGGCTGGAGCTGGACGCGCTGCGCTCCAAGTACGAGGCGCTGCAGACCTTCGCGCGCACCGTGGCCCGCGGGCCCGTCGCGCCCTCCAAGGTGGCCACCACCAGCGTCATCACCATCGTCAAGTCCCCCTCCGTGCCCTTCTCGGCCGCCTCCTAG